In the genome of Coraliomargarita algicola, one region contains:
- the argB gene encoding acetylglutamate kinase codes for MSDISQLDVTTKAAVLLEALPYIQRFRDAIFVVKYGGAFMDDADPMVRTRVATDIAFLHAAGIKVVVVHGGGKAITRALAESNVQTRFEHGLRVTDAESVKVVDHTLNKIVNLEICEILQAKNARPLAIPGNNILVCDKKQVVVDGEELDLGFVGETHTVKTKIIKKALNDGYIPIISPIACDEDGQVYNTNADAAAGRVAAALRARRLVYLCDVPGLMKDINDPTSLISSLNADDVAGLVQDGTINKGMIPKTDSAVKALRSGVHRVHFIDGEQPHSLLLEIFTDKGVGTEIVNS; via the coding sequence ATGTCCGATATTTCCCAACTCGACGTCACCACTAAGGCAGCCGTGCTGCTTGAAGCGCTTCCCTACATCCAACGCTTTCGCGATGCGATCTTTGTGGTGAAATACGGTGGTGCCTTTATGGACGATGCCGACCCGATGGTGCGCACCCGTGTCGCCACCGACATCGCCTTCCTGCATGCAGCCGGCATCAAAGTTGTGGTCGTACACGGCGGCGGCAAAGCCATCACACGCGCACTGGCTGAATCCAATGTGCAAACACGCTTCGAGCACGGTCTACGCGTCACCGACGCCGAGTCGGTCAAAGTGGTCGACCACACTCTCAACAAAATCGTCAACCTCGAGATTTGCGAAATCCTGCAGGCCAAAAACGCCCGCCCACTCGCGATTCCGGGTAACAACATCCTGGTCTGCGATAAGAAACAAGTCGTCGTGGACGGCGAAGAACTCGATCTGGGCTTCGTCGGTGAGACGCATACCGTCAAAACCAAAATCATTAAAAAAGCACTCAACGATGGCTACATCCCCATCATTTCGCCCATCGCCTGCGACGAAGACGGCCAAGTGTACAACACCAACGCCGACGCCGCCGCAGGTCGTGTGGCCGCCGCGCTGCGCGCCCGACGCCTCGTCTACCTCTGCGACGTGCCCGGACTGATGAAGGATATAAATGATCCCACCTCGCTAATCTCTTCACTCAACGCCGACGATGTCGCCGGCCTGGTCCAAGATGGCACCATCAACAAAGGCATGATTCCCAAAACCGACAGCGCCGTCAAAGCGCTCCGCAGTGGCGTGCACCGTGTCCACTTTATCGACGGCGAGCAGCCCCACAGCCTACTACTGGAAATTTTCACCGACAAGGGCGTCGGCACCGAAATCGTTAATTCGTAG
- a CDS encoding TolC family protein, with amino-acid sequence MKRIYLLTTMFFAAATAASAVSSDRRMALAAEDPMPIPDEITLEAALDYALEHSFTILQAKERIEEQYGLIMEVGAAVRPTLSLNGSISEQADGMTASYSASDNWSVSLQVRQALYAGGGLRAAIRAQDALERAALYDLQASVETAIQEVKTAFYGILLARETIEVETQNIELLEEQLANTESRFEAGSVSNFDVLQAKVALANAKPALIRAKNDFRVSVADFKRVVGYVKRRGAPTVKMPKFVGELDVRMQEYGLLDSMQQAMKARPELARLALLVDSNQEGIEAAEAGYLPSVDLIGSYNFLRSYTTTDDRFDNPEDGWYVGLEANWNIWDGRATKGRVLQAKSRVRQSELVLDETRLSVEIEVRRAVSELESAAELVEAAGLVTGQAEEALRLANDRYSVGSSTFLDTLQARVSLTEARNNQLQANYSYLLALTNVQRAIGETKYNYVDASEAK; translated from the coding sequence ATGAAACGTATCTATCTTTTAACTACAATGTTCTTTGCTGCTGCCACTGCGGCGAGCGCCGTCAGTTCTGATCGTAGGATGGCCCTGGCAGCTGAAGATCCGATGCCGATCCCTGATGAGATCACGTTGGAAGCGGCGCTTGATTATGCGCTGGAACACAGCTTCACCATTCTCCAAGCCAAGGAGCGTATTGAAGAGCAATACGGACTGATCATGGAAGTCGGCGCGGCCGTGCGCCCGACGCTGTCTTTGAACGGAAGCATCTCCGAGCAGGCCGATGGCATGACTGCCTCCTATAGCGCTTCAGATAATTGGTCGGTCTCGCTGCAGGTGCGGCAAGCACTCTATGCGGGCGGTGGCTTGCGTGCTGCAATTCGTGCGCAGGACGCATTGGAACGCGCTGCGCTGTATGATCTTCAGGCCAGTGTCGAAACTGCGATTCAAGAAGTAAAGACGGCGTTCTACGGTATCTTGCTGGCACGTGAGACCATCGAGGTAGAAACTCAGAATATAGAACTCTTGGAAGAGCAGCTTGCCAATACCGAGAGTCGCTTCGAGGCCGGCTCGGTTTCTAATTTCGATGTGCTGCAAGCAAAGGTCGCCTTGGCCAATGCCAAGCCCGCATTGATTCGAGCCAAAAATGATTTTCGGGTCTCCGTGGCAGATTTCAAGCGCGTGGTCGGCTATGTGAAACGCCGGGGAGCGCCCACGGTGAAGATGCCTAAATTCGTTGGCGAACTCGATGTCCGCATGCAGGAGTATGGTTTGCTAGATTCCATGCAGCAAGCGATGAAGGCACGTCCTGAATTGGCCCGCTTGGCTTTGTTGGTCGATTCTAATCAGGAAGGCATAGAAGCCGCAGAGGCAGGTTACCTCCCGAGTGTGGATTTGATCGGAAGTTATAATTTTTTACGTTCCTACACCACCACGGATGATCGCTTTGATAATCCTGAGGATGGCTGGTATGTTGGCTTAGAGGCGAACTGGAATATATGGGATGGGCGCGCGACGAAAGGCCGCGTGTTGCAGGCCAAGTCACGGGTGCGGCAAAGCGAACTCGTGCTCGATGAGACGCGTCTCTCAGTAGAAATCGAAGTGCGACGTGCGGTATCCGAACTCGAGAGCGCAGCTGAGTTGGTGGAAGCCGCCGGTCTCGTGACCGGGCAGGCTGAAGAAGCACTGCGCTTGGCGAATGATCGCTATAGTGTCGGCAGCTCCACTTTTCTGGATACCTTGCAAGCACGTGTCTCCTTGACCGAAGCCCGTAACAATCAGTTGCAGGCGAATTACAGCTATCTGCTCGCCCTGACGAATGTGCAACGGGCGATCGGGGAAACTAAATATAACTACGTGGACGCAAGCGAGGCAAAGTAG
- a CDS encoding DNA-directed RNA polymerase subunit omega: MRDDYLREAQKKITDPMILVNVVSRRAKQLKSGYKPLIESLERLSAEDMALREIMEGKITYQLSEPVEE; the protein is encoded by the coding sequence TTGAGAGACGACTATTTAAGAGAAGCGCAGAAGAAAATCACTGATCCGATGATTTTGGTCAATGTGGTGTCCCGCCGGGCGAAACAACTGAAGAGTGGTTACAAGCCATTGATTGAGTCGTTGGAGCGTCTGTCTGCTGAAGATATGGCTCTGCGTGAGATCATGGAAGGTAAGATTACCTATCAGCTTTCCGAGCCTGTAGAGGAGTAA
- the argF gene encoding ornithine carbamoyltransferase, whose amino-acid sequence MHHFLKETDFSLEQAQQVFLLAKQFKAERASSAQPLSTQSWGLLFYKSSTRTRISFEVGVHELGGHPVVLNSQNTQIGRGETIEDTAKVMSRYLHGLVIRTFAHSIIEDFAAHASMPIVNGLTDFNHPCQLYTDIFTLLERYSPDDMDIETLKGKKVAFLGDCASNMANSWIHTAAMFGMEIVLAGPEGFEPGSEIDDALKADGLELNYTFTTDPTAAFQDADVIYTDVWVSMGDEAEAEKRKAEMAPYQVTRELLALAKSEAYFMHCLPAHAGEEVSQEVLDSPQSIIFDEAENRLHAQKAIMAKLVELNA is encoded by the coding sequence ATGCACCACTTTTTAAAAGAAACCGATTTCAGCCTCGAACAGGCCCAACAGGTATTCCTGTTGGCCAAGCAATTCAAAGCCGAACGGGCCAGCTCGGCGCAGCCACTCAGCACTCAATCCTGGGGCCTACTTTTTTACAAGAGCAGCACCCGCACCCGGATCTCCTTCGAAGTCGGCGTGCATGAACTCGGCGGACATCCCGTCGTGCTCAACTCACAAAACACTCAGATCGGACGCGGCGAAACCATCGAAGATACCGCCAAAGTTATGTCGCGCTACCTGCACGGCCTCGTCATCCGGACCTTTGCCCACAGCATCATCGAAGACTTTGCCGCGCATGCCAGCATGCCCATTGTCAACGGCCTGACCGACTTCAACCACCCCTGCCAACTCTACACCGATATTTTCACTCTGTTGGAGCGCTACTCGCCCGACGACATGGATATTGAAACGCTCAAAGGCAAAAAAGTCGCCTTCCTCGGCGACTGCGCCAGCAACATGGCCAACTCGTGGATTCATACCGCCGCCATGTTCGGCATGGAGATCGTACTGGCAGGCCCCGAAGGTTTTGAGCCCGGCAGCGAAATCGATGACGCTCTCAAAGCCGACGGACTGGAATTAAACTACACTTTCACGACCGATCCCACAGCCGCCTTCCAAGACGCCGACGTCATCTACACCGACGTCTGGGTTTCCATGGGCGACGAAGCCGAAGCCGAGAAACGCAAAGCCGAGATGGCCCCTTATCAAGTGACCCGCGAACTACTCGCCCTAGCCAAAAGCGAGGCCTACTTCATGCACTGCCTCCCCGCCCACGCCGGCGAAGAAGTCAGCCAAGAAGTGCTCGATAGCCCACAAAGCATCATCTTCGACGAAGCCGAAAACCGCCTCCACGCTCAAAAGGCAATCATGGCGAAATTAGTCGAACTGAACGCCTAA
- the rplM gene encoding 50S ribosomal protein L13, translating to MKTTLATKSDHTKSWYVVDAANETLGRISVKIANVLRGRHKPTYTPHADTGDFVVVINAEKIKVSGKKNSDKNYMFYSGWMGGESYVSMSDMRAKKPEFIIEHAVKGMLPRNKLGRAMIKKLKIHAGAEHPYEAQQPKPLV from the coding sequence ATGAAGACGACTTTAGCTACTAAATCCGACCATACCAAATCTTGGTATGTAGTCGATGCTGCCAACGAAACACTCGGCCGCATTTCCGTAAAAATTGCCAACGTGCTGCGTGGTCGCCATAAGCCGACCTACACACCGCACGCTGACACTGGCGACTTCGTCGTGGTCATCAATGCAGAGAAGATCAAAGTCTCCGGCAAAAAGAACTCCGACAAGAACTATATGTTCTACTCCGGCTGGATGGGTGGCGAAAGTTACGTCAGCATGAGCGACATGCGCGCTAAAAAGCCTGAGTTCATCATCGAGCACGCCGTCAAGGGCATGCTTCCACGCAATAAGCTTGGTCGTGCAATGATCAAGAAACTTAAAATCCACGCTGGCGCTGAGCACCCTTACGAAGCTCAACAGCCTAAACCTTTGGTTTAA
- a CDS encoding aspartate aminotransferase family protein gives MNHHPTLIKNYGPPAFNAVRGQGVYLYDDADNEYLDFGSGIAVTSVGHSHPKWVAAMHTQAATLTHCSNLYGIPGQQKLADRLVAKAGPGRTLFCNSGAEANEALIKLARLHGKKLSGEEGKRFTVVAAKNAFHGRTFGGMGATPQEKIQGGFRPMLEGFKFGELNNIESFDQLVDDSVAAVFIESIQGEGGLFPAESSFLQELRALCTERGALLMLDEVQCGIGRSGHFFAFEASGVQPDAIGMAKGLGAGFPIGAIWVSEPYAELFQPGSHGTTFGGSPLACAAANATLDIIEEEQLIQQVAANSPAWHAQLQKLAQKYPELIAGIRGAGYMVGLVLKPEGLNLSITAAAREKKLLVVPAGNNVVRLLPALIATPAQLSESVEILDAIFANTEA, from the coding sequence ATGAACCACCATCCGACACTCATCAAAAACTACGGCCCGCCCGCGTTTAACGCCGTGCGGGGCCAAGGCGTGTATCTCTACGACGACGCCGACAACGAGTATTTAGATTTTGGCAGCGGCATCGCCGTAACTTCTGTGGGGCACTCCCACCCGAAATGGGTGGCGGCAATGCATACCCAAGCCGCCACACTCACTCATTGCAGCAACCTCTACGGCATCCCCGGACAGCAAAAGCTCGCCGACCGCCTCGTTGCTAAAGCTGGCCCCGGCCGGACGCTCTTCTGCAATAGCGGCGCCGAAGCCAACGAGGCTTTGATCAAACTGGCACGGCTGCACGGAAAAAAGCTGAGCGGCGAAGAAGGCAAACGCTTCACAGTCGTCGCCGCGAAAAACGCCTTCCACGGACGGACCTTCGGCGGTATGGGCGCCACACCTCAGGAAAAGATCCAAGGCGGCTTCCGGCCCATGCTGGAAGGCTTTAAATTTGGTGAGCTCAACAACATCGAGAGTTTCGACCAACTAGTCGACGACTCCGTAGCCGCCGTATTCATCGAATCCATACAAGGCGAAGGTGGCCTCTTCCCTGCCGAAAGCAGCTTCCTACAAGAATTACGGGCACTCTGCACCGAGCGGGGCGCACTGCTCATGCTGGATGAAGTGCAATGCGGCATCGGCCGCAGTGGACACTTTTTCGCCTTCGAAGCCAGCGGCGTCCAACCCGACGCAATCGGTATGGCCAAAGGCCTCGGCGCCGGGTTCCCGATCGGCGCCATCTGGGTCTCGGAGCCCTACGCCGAGCTCTTCCAGCCCGGCTCGCACGGCACGACTTTTGGAGGCAGCCCGCTCGCCTGTGCCGCTGCCAACGCCACCCTCGACATTATCGAAGAGGAGCAACTCATCCAACAGGTGGCTGCCAACAGCCCGGCCTGGCACGCTCAACTACAAAAACTCGCCCAAAAGTATCCCGAGCTGATTGCTGGCATACGGGGTGCTGGATACATGGTCGGCCTCGTGCTCAAGCCCGAAGGCCTCAACCTCAGCATCACAGCGGCCGCCCGTGAGAAAAAGCTACTCGTCGTCCCCGCGGGCAACAACGTCGTTCGCTTGCTGCCCGCACTCATCGCGACACCCGCACAACTCAGCGAATCCGTCGAAATCCTCGATGCCATCTTCGCCAACACCGAAGCTTAA
- the rpsI gene encoding 30S ribosomal protein S9 has product MSEETFVTVGRRKTATARVRLTRGTGKVVVNGSEPLAYFKTEEFANAALSPLKTVEMSDQVDITVKAQGGGLNGQAGAVRLGIARALEKLNADLRVPLKQEGHMKRDPRSRERKKAGQPGARKRFQFSKR; this is encoded by the coding sequence ATGAGCGAAGAAACATTTGTAACCGTCGGCCGTCGTAAGACAGCCACCGCACGCGTCCGCCTTACTCGCGGCACTGGCAAGGTAGTCGTTAACGGCTCCGAGCCTCTCGCCTACTTCAAGACTGAAGAATTTGCTAACGCAGCCCTCTCTCCTTTGAAGACAGTTGAGATGTCCGACCAAGTGGACATCACTGTAAAAGCACAAGGTGGCGGCCTCAACGGCCAAGCTGGTGCAGTTCGCCTCGGTATCGCCCGCGCTCTTGAGAAGCTGAACGCAGATTTGCGCGTGCCTCTCAAGCAAGAAGGCCACATGAAGCGTGACCCTCGCTCTCGTGAGCGTAAGAAAGCCGGCCAACCCGGTGCACGTAAGCGCTTCCAATTCTCGAAACGTTAA
- the argJ gene encoding bifunctional glutamate N-acetyltransferase/amino-acid acetyltransferase ArgJ: MIQVQLIENPQGIADCPGFKSAGVAADIREKGDLQQLDLALVTAEQPCNAAGVFTLNDVCAAPVHVCKAILSQPNMKVAGFVANSGNANAATAEQGMRDAKEMSAIAQLETGIGSPFLVCSTGRIGRKLPMGKIKSGIATAAHALSSETQASLDAADAILTSDTRRKCATARFTYQGQTLTVAGIAKGAGMIEPNMATMLAFLATDLEVDNAALKDTLVQACNQTFNRISIDGDMSTNDTVLLLANGKSGLVPNDSPELLQAFHEAVLQVCDALAEKIVGDGEKVTKLVELVVEGCQSEQDAEKVARAVGNSLLVKTSWYGSDPNWGRLADAAGYARVGLKEACFDIHYDDVPALIGGLPQDSNLAQWKAIVSKKRFRITLNLNQGSGSFRLLTSDLSEAYVDFNKSE, from the coding sequence ATGATCCAAGTTCAGCTAATCGAAAATCCACAAGGTATCGCCGACTGCCCCGGCTTCAAATCCGCGGGTGTCGCCGCGGACATCCGGGAGAAGGGCGACCTCCAACAACTCGATCTGGCATTGGTGACAGCCGAGCAACCTTGCAATGCTGCGGGGGTATTCACGCTCAACGATGTGTGTGCCGCCCCCGTGCACGTGTGCAAGGCAATCCTCTCACAGCCCAACATGAAGGTCGCCGGCTTTGTTGCCAATAGCGGCAATGCCAACGCAGCTACAGCGGAACAGGGCATGCGCGACGCCAAGGAAATGTCTGCGATCGCACAGCTGGAGACCGGTATCGGCTCGCCTTTTTTGGTCTGCTCGACCGGGCGTATCGGACGCAAACTGCCCATGGGCAAAATTAAATCCGGCATCGCCACGGCCGCACACGCACTCAGCTCAGAAACACAGGCCTCGCTGGATGCAGCCGATGCCATTCTGACCTCCGACACCCGGCGCAAGTGCGCCACAGCACGCTTCACTTACCAAGGCCAAACACTCACCGTCGCGGGCATCGCCAAGGGCGCAGGCATGATCGAGCCCAATATGGCCACCATGCTCGCCTTCCTCGCCACCGATCTGGAGGTGGACAACGCCGCGCTGAAAGATACTCTGGTCCAAGCCTGCAATCAGACCTTTAACCGTATCTCAATCGACGGCGACATGAGCACCAACGACACCGTGCTACTACTCGCCAACGGCAAGTCCGGCTTGGTGCCCAACGATTCACCCGAACTGTTGCAAGCCTTCCACGAGGCCGTGCTCCAGGTCTGCGATGCTCTGGCGGAAAAAATCGTCGGCGATGGTGAAAAAGTAACCAAACTGGTCGAATTAGTCGTCGAAGGCTGCCAAAGCGAACAGGACGCCGAAAAAGTGGCTCGCGCCGTGGGCAACTCCTTATTGGTCAAGACTTCCTGGTATGGCTCCGACCCGAACTGGGGCCGCCTCGCCGACGCCGCCGGCTACGCCCGGGTCGGACTCAAAGAAGCATGCTTCGACATCCACTACGACGATGTGCCCGCGCTGATCGGTGGACTCCCCCAAGACAGCAACCTCGCCCAGTGGAAAGCGATCGTTTCTAAAAAACGCTTCCGTATCACTCTCAATCTAAACCAAGGCAGCGGCAGCTTCCGCCTACTCACTTCCGATCTCAGTGAGGCCTACGTAGACTTCAATAAATCCGAATAA
- the argC gene encoding N-acetyl-gamma-glutamyl-phosphate reductase — translation MNAAIIGASGYSGEELVRLLSRHPDVKLTAVTSRSLAGKLVGDQMPALRHLVGDLSFTASNPAELAASTEIDIFFLALPHGVASEFADPLYQAGKTVIDLSADFRLGSTRVYEDYYGQAHPAPHLLEAAPYVIPELADDKWKSASLIACPGCYPTSIQLPLVPLLKAGLIDPKGIVINSYSGVSGAGRKVAEDFIYCERNESMKGYGMPKHRHLSEIEEQLEKAAFADCIVQFNPHLAPMSRGISTTIVAKAKLKDSLNSVYDTWEKAYGSKPFVSILPTGTFPDTKHVTGTNRADISAVYDPRTGNFIINSVIDNLIKGASGQAVQLMNLKFGFEETAGLL, via the coding sequence ATGAATGCAGCAATCATAGGCGCCTCGGGCTACTCCGGCGAAGAACTGGTCCGGCTTCTTTCCCGGCACCCGGATGTCAAACTGACGGCAGTGACCTCGCGCTCGCTGGCAGGTAAATTAGTGGGCGATCAAATGCCGGCCCTGCGACACCTGGTGGGCGACCTGTCTTTTACCGCATCCAATCCGGCGGAACTCGCCGCCTCCACGGAGATCGACATCTTTTTTCTCGCCCTCCCCCACGGCGTGGCTTCTGAGTTTGCCGATCCGCTCTATCAGGCGGGCAAAACGGTGATCGACCTCAGCGCGGACTTCCGCCTCGGCTCGACTCGGGTGTACGAAGACTATTACGGCCAAGCACACCCGGCACCACACCTACTGGAAGCCGCTCCCTATGTCATCCCGGAACTCGCCGACGACAAATGGAAGAGCGCCTCGCTGATTGCCTGCCCGGGCTGCTACCCGACCAGCATTCAATTGCCACTGGTCCCCTTGCTCAAAGCGGGACTGATCGACCCCAAAGGAATCGTCATCAATAGCTACAGTGGTGTCAGCGGTGCCGGCCGTAAGGTCGCCGAAGACTTCATCTACTGCGAGCGCAACGAAAGCATGAAGGGCTATGGTATGCCCAAGCACCGCCACCTGTCCGAGATCGAAGAGCAACTCGAAAAAGCGGCCTTCGCCGACTGCATCGTGCAGTTCAACCCACACCTCGCCCCCATGTCACGCGGCATCTCCACCACCATCGTGGCCAAGGCCAAGCTCAAAGACTCTCTAAATAGTGTCTACGACACCTGGGAAAAGGCCTACGGCAGCAAGCCTTTCGTATCCATACTGCCCACAGGCACCTTCCCAGACACCAAACACGTAACCGGCACTAACCGGGCCGACATATCCGCGGTGTACGACCCACGCACGGGCAATTTCATCATTAATTCTGTCATCGATAATCTCATCAAGGGTGCCAGTGGCCAAGCCGTCCAACTCATGAATCTAAAGTTCGGCTTCGAAGAAACCGCTGGCCTACTCTAA